Proteins co-encoded in one Coregonus clupeaformis isolate EN_2021a chromosome 5, ASM2061545v1, whole genome shotgun sequence genomic window:
- the LOC123482763 gene encoding olfactory receptor 6N1-like, with protein sequence MENSTQVKFFYLFGLQETFNNKSVYFILSLITYLLIITVNLTLIITIIQEKGLHEPMYIFLCSLCVNGLYVTAGFYPKFLLDLQSDVQVISYGGCLTQAYVIYTSVMCEISILTVMSYDRYVAICRPLLYHTIITYLTVRKLILFSWCYPLFITLITVHLTARLPLCGSRIDKLFCDNMSIVNHSCLPITINRIWSYCIIVVHFLQILLIAFSYCQIVRSCVKSAKGRIKFTQTCVPHLLTMVIFITVTLFDILQGWINKVNITLNMRNAMAVQFLVIPPVLNPVIYGLNLQKIRRAVFRKCNPHKIIDMRR encoded by the coding sequence ATGGAGAACTCAACCCAAGTCAAGTTCTTTTATCTCTTTGGCTTACAAGAGACATTTAACAACAAATCGGTCTATTTTATCTTGTCTCTTATCACATACCTTCTCATCATCACTGTGAATCTGACTCTGATCATAACAATCATTCAGGAGAAAGGTCTCCATGAGCCCATGTATATATTTCTGTGTAGTCTATGTGTCAATGGATTGTATGTAACTGCTGGTTTCTACCCCAAGTTCTTACTGGACCTTCAGTCAGATGTTCAGGTGATATCTTATGGTGGATGTTTGACTCAAGCCTATGTAATATACACATCTGTCATGTGTGAAATTTCTATTCTAACAGTGATGTCTTACGACAGGTATGTGGCAATATGTAGACCACTACTATATCATACCATTATCACATATTTAACTGTTAGAAAGTTAATCTTATTTTCTTGGTGTTATCCTTTATTTATAACACTCATAACAGTTCATTTAACTGCCAGACTTCCTTTGTGTGGATCTCGCATTGATAAACTCTTCTGTGACAATATGTCTATAGTAAACCATTCATGTTTACCCATTACCATCAATCGGATTTGGAGCTATTGTATAATAGTGGTTCATTTTTTACAGATACTTCTCATTGCATTTTCTTACTGTCAGATCGTAAGGTCTTGTGTAAAGTCAGCTAAGGGAAGGATTAAGTTCACACAGACATGTGTACCACATTTATTGACAATGGTTATTTTCATCACAGTGACTCTATTTGACATTTTGCAAGGGTGGATAAATAAGGTAAATATTACTCTAAATATGCGTAATGCAATGGCTGTACAATTCCTTGTTATACCACCTGTGTTAAACCCTGTCATATATGGACTTAACCTCCAGAAAATTAGAAGGGCAGTTTTTAGAAAGTGTAATCCACATAAAATCATTGATATGAGACGTTAG